A single region of the Methanobrevibacter boviskoreani JH1 genome encodes:
- a CDS encoding glycosyltransferase family 2 protein, producing MSYKISIIVPVYNGDKTLENALDSIINQTIGVKNLQVIIVDDKSTDNSRIIIDEYCQRYESFEAIYLKRNIGGAYGPKNIGLKHVKAPYIMFLDSDDSFERDACRILYNKITHSNAQIVYGRYKRIYTDVNLMTKENRADNYISPNLELVQKSHSAFKDSLSEYNDDILDNITLTGIMGSLWRNIFGRIFYGRTIKNPETEDGVFDEIYIKRLEDNIDILKSLPSFWTKIYDADLILSNNIRFPEVISAEDLNFIMEAYFKADGIIFLNNTFIYNYYMRDSDDDKSITKDISYRLVYDSLLGYAKCSNLCNKHGFENTEIILNPFLLNWISLYKRADLDNSQKIKLLREFEIFRSHYNCKWKGNLLCSIIIKMINRSIQKKRRYNKRGNKRKSERYKRYEIDYEN from the coding sequence ATGTCATACAAGATTAGTATAATTGTACCTGTTTACAATGGGGATAAAACACTGGAAAATGCACTGGACTCCATTATAAATCAGACAATAGGTGTTAAAAATCTGCAGGTTATAATCGTCGATGATAAATCTACCGACAACAGTAGAATTATAATTGACGAATACTGTCAAAGATATGAAAGTTTTGAGGCCATATACCTTAAACGCAATATTGGTGGAGCCTATGGACCAAAGAACATAGGACTCAAACATGTCAAAGCACCTTATATTATGTTTTTAGATTCAGATGATAGTTTTGAGAGGGATGCATGTAGAATACTTTATAATAAAATCACCCACAGTAATGCCCAGATTGTATATGGAAGATATAAACGTATCTATACCGATGTCAATTTAATGACAAAAGAAAACCGTGCAGACAACTATATAAGCCCTAATCTGGAACTTGTCCAAAAATCCCACTCAGCATTCAAGGACAGTCTTAGTGAATATAATGATGATATTCTGGATAATATCACACTTACAGGGATTATGGGAAGTCTTTGGAGGAATATCTTTGGAAGGATATTCTATGGAAGAACCATTAAGAATCCGGAAACAGAAGACGGAGTATTTGATGAGATTTACATTAAAAGATTAGAGGACAATATTGACATACTTAAATCACTTCCATCATTCTGGACCAAAATATATGATGCAGATTTAATTTTATCAAACAATATTAGGTTTCCGGAGGTGATTTCTGCAGAGGATTTGAATTTCATAATGGAGGCCTATTTTAAAGCCGATGGTATAATATTTTTAAACAATACATTTATCTATAATTATTATATGAGAGATTCTGATGATGACAAATCCATTACAAAAGATATAAGTTATAGATTGGTCTATGATTCCCTATTAGGTTACGCCAAATGTTCAAACTTATGTAATAAACATGGATTCGAGAATACAGAAATAATTCTAAACCCATTTTTACTTAATTGGATCAGTTTATATAAAAGAGCAGATTTAGACAACAGCCAAAAGATTAAACTTCTAAGAGAGTTTGAAATATTTAGAAGCCATTATAATTGTAAATGGAAAGGAAACCTTTTATGTTCCATTATTATAAAAATGATTAACAGATCCATTCAAAAAAAGAGAAGATATAATAAGCGTGGAAATAAAAGAAAATCAGAAAGATATAAACGATATGAAATTGATTATGAAAATTAA
- a CDS encoding uroporphyrinogen-III synthase — translation MSNKKIVALTRPISRSKEAKKLVESYGGEALIVPTLELELLNSPSLKKFMEEIDDLDWLIFTSVSSLDSIYKYYPDFNEKLNDNCKTAVIGHKTAEVAEKYGLRVDLIPKDYTAEGLLESFNDIDIKGLKIGIPRTYSARKVLPEELKNRGANVILAESYRSTIPHDKSKIKGLINKILNKEIDAITFTSPLTVRNLFKVAEDNIKDQLSKSLSENIITVSIGPITAQALDEFNVKYIYPERYTVKDMIDLLFDKFNNKEN, via the coding sequence ATGAGCAATAAGAAAATAGTAGCTTTAACACGTCCTATAAGCAGATCAAAAGAGGCTAAAAAATTAGTAGAGTCATATGGTGGAGAGGCTCTAATAGTACCTACATTAGAGTTAGAACTTCTAAATTCACCATCACTTAAAAAATTTATGGAAGAGATCGATGATTTGGATTGGTTAATATTTACATCAGTCTCATCACTGGATTCAATATATAAATATTACCCGGATTTTAATGAAAAATTAAATGACAATTGTAAAACAGCAGTTATCGGCCATAAAACGGCTGAGGTTGCGGAAAAATATGGTCTCAGAGTAGACCTTATACCTAAGGATTATACCGCCGAGGGATTACTTGAAAGCTTTAATGATATAGACATTAAAGGACTAAAAATTGGCATTCCAAGAACCTATTCCGCAAGGAAAGTACTTCCCGAAGAGCTTAAAAATCGTGGAGCCAATGTGATTCTTGCTGAAAGTTATAGATCCACCATACCCCATGATAAAAGTAAAATAAAAGGGTTAATCAATAAAATATTAAATAAGGAGATTGATGCGATTACATTTACAAGTCCTTTAACTGTTAGAAATTTATTTAAAGTTGCAGAAGACAATATCAAGGACCAACTATCCAAATCATTATCTGAGAACATAATCACAGTATCCATTGGACCTATTACCGCACAGGCCTTAGACGAATTCAATGTTAAATATATCTATCCTGAAAGGTATACTGTAAAGGATATGATTGACTTATTATTCGACAAGTTTAACAACAAAGAAAATTGA
- a CDS encoding TrpB-like pyridoxal phosphate-dependent enzyme, with protein MDYKIDLPSDEVAKNWYNINADLPVELPSPKNSEGKDQIGTLPDIFVGECLNQEFSKERYIKIPKEVRELYQRLGRPTPLTRAVGLERKLNTPAKIYYKREDTSPTGSHKLNSAIAQAYFAKKEGIEKLTTETGAGQWGTALSLAASLMGLEANVYMVRVSYDQKPFRKTIMRMYDGNVFASPSSRTEVGRKILDEMPDTPGSLGIAISEAVEEALADDKTKYTLGSVLNHVVLHQTVIGQEIEKQLEIAEEEPDVMIGCVGGGSNFGGAMFPFLREKIKGNTDCEFLAVEPSACPTLTEGRYDYDFGDNVGFTPLLKMYTLGHDFIAPAVHAGGLRYHGMNSQVSLLTHEGYITPVTAHQTDVFAAGKLFAKCEGVIPAPETDHAVKVAIDEAKKCKKTGEERTIVVNFSGHGLMDFKGYESYLDGTMKNS; from the coding sequence ATGGATTATAAAATCGATTTACCTAGTGATGAAGTAGCAAAAAATTGGTATAATATTAATGCAGATTTGCCTGTGGAATTACCTTCACCTAAAAATAGTGAAGGTAAAGATCAAATCGGCACATTACCTGATATATTTGTAGGTGAGTGTCTTAATCAAGAATTCTCTAAAGAAAGATATATTAAGATACCAAAAGAGGTACGTGAATTATATCAAAGATTAGGAAGACCTACACCATTAACTAGAGCAGTAGGTCTTGAGAGAAAATTGAATACTCCTGCAAAAATCTATTATAAAAGGGAAGATACCTCTCCAACGGGAAGTCACAAATTAAATAGTGCAATTGCACAGGCATATTTTGCAAAAAAGGAGGGCATTGAAAAATTAACTACTGAAACTGGTGCAGGTCAATGGGGAACAGCATTATCTCTTGCAGCTTCATTAATGGGTCTGGAGGCTAATGTTTATATGGTGAGAGTTTCCTATGATCAGAAACCCTTTAGAAAAACTATTATGAGAATGTACGATGGAAATGTATTTGCATCACCAAGTAGTAGAACAGAAGTAGGAAGAAAAATCTTAGATGAAATGCCAGATACTCCGGGGTCTTTAGGAATAGCTATTTCAGAAGCAGTTGAAGAGGCATTGGCTGATGACAAAACTAAATATACCTTGGGCAGTGTATTAAATCATGTAGTATTACATCAAACCGTAATTGGTCAAGAAATTGAAAAACAATTGGAAATCGCTGAGGAAGAACCAGACGTTATGATTGGATGTGTTGGTGGAGGAAGTAACTTTGGTGGAGCTATGTTTCCATTTTTAAGAGAAAAAATTAAGGGAAATACTGATTGTGAATTTTTAGCGGTGGAACCTTCTGCATGTCCTACTTTAACAGAAGGTAGATATGATTATGATTTTGGAGATAATGTTGGTTTTACTCCACTTCTAAAGATGTATACATTAGGGCATGATTTTATTGCACCTGCAGTACATGCTGGTGGACTTAGATATCATGGAATGAACTCTCAGGTCTCATTACTTACACATGAAGGTTATATTACTCCTGTAACTGCTCATCAAACAGATGTTTTTGCTGCAGGAAAATTATTTGCTAAATGTGAAGGTGTAATTCCAGCACCTGAAACTGATCATGCGGTTAAAGTAGCAATTGATGAGGCTAAAAAATGTAAAAAAACTGGTGAGGAGAGGACGATTGTAGTTAATTTCTCCGGTCATGGTTTAATGGATTTCAAAGGTTACGAATCCTATTTGGATGGTACAATGAAAAATAGTTAG
- a CDS encoding DUF2207 domain-containing protein — protein MDKKIVGILIILTIALALIPTITADDDRSYDITRGIVNLTVDSNGNLQVLETYTYDFKGTFHGVNREIPVKDGEGLTNYSVTTDGAYNSVSVSNEDNYKEFTVNLYKDPAKTQAISDCEVNVTYNYTMKNTVKIYNDVGEVQYKVWGGEWDQGISNFTACLNVPSRNGVEYWINPKNFDGTSKWTQNTLQLHTDYRESDEYIELRAAIPRSEFNPNPTDGNIINKNGLDEIKKIQSEYNTKYDIANMGCVSTIILEFIYIVSVVGIYLKYGREPKIEYNGIYEREPPTDDSPTFINAMIPDRFKNVGDLNDNGFKACIMELINDGYLKIVNRDNITENKSNNIRLEVTDKDQSNLEFYQKHAINILKGFMYNGVIDFKMMENDLKNEENAERFNNVYRAWKTSFISRNIPESIKREYFDDTGSVYIMILSLIILVTGIILGYFLFGTNVELESIGFVGSIALIASGIIGLLLPSTFGGRWSNEGKEFEMKWLNFKKYLNDYSLIKEYPPESIEIWNKYLIYATALGVAKTVEKAMNSIAYNNITDSYYYNNDVFMFSYFGGMNALESAITTGINTINTYDIGDIGGGSGGGGGGAF, from the coding sequence ATGGATAAGAAGATAGTTGGAATACTGATTATTTTAACTATTGCTTTAGCTTTGATTCCTACCATCACAGCAGATGATGATAGATCCTACGACATTACACGGGGAATCGTTAATCTGACTGTAGACTCTAACGGTAACCTGCAGGTTTTAGAAACATATACCTATGATTTTAAAGGAACATTTCATGGAGTTAATCGTGAAATACCCGTTAAAGATGGAGAAGGTCTAACAAATTATAGCGTCACGACAGATGGAGCCTATAACAGTGTTTCTGTATCTAATGAAGATAACTATAAAGAGTTTACCGTCAACCTATATAAGGATCCCGCAAAAACACAGGCAATCTCAGACTGTGAGGTGAATGTGACCTATAACTACACAATGAAAAACACCGTTAAAATATATAATGATGTTGGCGAAGTCCAATATAAGGTCTGGGGAGGTGAATGGGACCAGGGCATTAGTAATTTTACAGCATGCCTAAACGTTCCCTCAAGAAATGGAGTTGAATACTGGATCAATCCGAAAAACTTTGATGGAACAAGCAAATGGACCCAAAACACCTTACAATTACATACAGACTATAGGGAAAGTGATGAATACATTGAACTTAGAGCAGCAATTCCAAGAAGTGAATTTAATCCAAACCCTACAGACGGAAACATAATCAATAAGAATGGTCTTGATGAGATTAAAAAGATACAGTCCGAGTATAATACAAAATACGATATCGCAAATATGGGATGCGTTTCTACCATAATCCTAGAATTCATATACATTGTATCTGTTGTAGGAATATACCTAAAATATGGTAGGGAACCTAAAATAGAGTATAATGGAATCTATGAAAGGGAACCTCCTACAGATGACAGTCCAACATTTATCAATGCAATGATACCAGACAGATTTAAAAATGTGGGAGATTTAAATGACAATGGATTTAAAGCCTGCATAATGGAACTAATAAATGACGGTTATCTAAAAATTGTAAATAGGGACAATATAACAGAAAATAAAAGTAACAATATTAGATTAGAAGTTACGGACAAAGACCAATCCAATTTAGAATTCTACCAGAAACATGCGATAAACATCCTTAAAGGTTTTATGTATAATGGTGTAATCGACTTTAAAATGATGGAAAATGATTTGAAAAACGAGGAAAATGCAGAAAGATTCAATAACGTATACAGAGCCTGGAAAACCAGTTTTATCTCTAGAAATATACCTGAAAGCATAAAAAGGGAATACTTTGATGATACCGGATCAGTCTATATAATGATTTTATCCCTAATCATCTTAGTAACCGGTATCATATTAGGATACTTCTTGTTTGGAACAAATGTGGAACTAGAGTCTATAGGATTTGTAGGTTCAATCGCATTAATAGCATCAGGTATTATTGGACTACTATTACCCTCAACATTTGGTGGAAGATGGAGTAATGAAGGAAAGGAATTTGAAATGAAATGGTTAAACTTTAAGAAATATCTTAATGACTACTCATTAATAAAAGAATATCCTCCAGAGTCCATTGAAATATGGAACAAATATTTAATATATGCAACTGCACTTGGAGTTGCTAAAACTGTTGAAAAAGCAATGAACAGCATTGCATACAATAACATCACAGACAGCTATTATTACAACAATGATGTATTCATGTTTAGTTACTTTGGTGGAATGAATGCATTAGAATCTGCAATAACAACCGGAATAAACACCATTAATACCTACGATATTGGGGATATTGGAGGGGGATCTGGTGGTGGAGGTGGAGGAGCTTTCTAG
- a CDS encoding LemA family protein, which produces MDILMIIILVIVVILIIGIILIYNGLVNARNKVKNSWAQIEVQLNRRADLIPNLVETVKGYASHEKEVFEKVTAARSGLLHAQGVEEVAEANNMLTDTLRTLFAVSENYPDLKANENFINLQNQLKDTEDKIAYARQFYNDTVLMYNNKCETFPSNIFANIFNFKEADFFKGAPGSEQVPKVEF; this is translated from the coding sequence ATGGATATTCTTATGATTATTATTCTTGTTATAGTTGTAATCCTGATTATTGGAATAATTCTAATCTACAATGGTCTTGTTAATGCAAGAAACAAAGTGAAAAATAGCTGGGCGCAAATCGAGGTCCAACTTAACAGGCGTGCTGACTTAATTCCAAACCTTGTAGAAACTGTAAAAGGTTATGCAAGTCATGAAAAGGAAGTATTTGAAAAGGTGACCGCTGCAAGATCTGGTCTTTTACATGCTCAAGGAGTGGAAGAGGTTGCAGAAGCAAACAATATGTTAACCGATACATTAAGAACTTTATTTGCCGTATCAGAAAACTATCCTGATTTAAAGGCCAATGAGAATTTCATTAATTTACAGAACCAACTTAAAGATACGGAGGACAAGATCGCATATGCAAGACAGTTCTATAATGATACTGTATTAATGTATAACAATAAATGTGAAACATTCCCAAGTAACATATTTGCGAATATATTCAACTTTAAAGAAGCGGATTTCTTTAAAGGAGCACCCGGCTCAGAACAGGTACCAAAAGTTGAATTCTAA